A single genomic interval of Flavihumibacter rivuli harbors:
- a CDS encoding NUDIX hydrolase: protein MHWKTLESTYISDHIYFTARRDKCQREDGAIIDPYFVVELPTSATALALTEDNKVLMVKQYRHPIGEVILETPGGFIDPGEDFATGMKRELLEETGYSFQEIEYLGRVAANPGVLNNYTELYLAKGGVKAQEQALDHNEEIEIVAISIQELKEMLVNNEIKQSLHANCVFYALLKMGMLEWRS, encoded by the coding sequence ATGCATTGGAAGACCCTGGAATCAACCTATATCAGCGACCATATCTATTTTACTGCGAGAAGGGACAAGTGTCAGAGGGAAGACGGGGCCATTATCGATCCCTACTTCGTGGTAGAACTGCCGACATCGGCTACCGCCCTGGCTTTGACCGAGGACAATAAGGTATTGATGGTAAAGCAGTACCGCCACCCGATCGGGGAGGTGATACTGGAAACCCCGGGTGGGTTTATTGATCCGGGGGAGGATTTTGCCACTGGTATGAAGCGTGAACTATTGGAAGAGACCGGGTATTCCTTCCAGGAGATTGAATACCTGGGAAGGGTAGCAGCCAATCCTGGCGTCCTGAATAACTATACTGAACTCTACCTGGCAAAAGGAGGGGTGAAGGCACAGGAACAGGCGCTGGATCACAATGAAGAGATCGAGATCGTGGCCATTTCGATCCAGGAGTTAAAGGAAATGCTCGTGAATAACGAGATCAAGCAATCCCTTCATGCCAATTGTGTGTTCTATGCCTTATTGAAAATGGGTATGCTGGAGTGGAGAAGCTGA
- a CDS encoding ABC transporter ATP-binding protein, translating into MESRTIISVTDLRKQYGNFEAVKGISFDVKEGEIFGLLGPNGAGKSTTLEIIETLRTKSGGKVVVDGHDLDKSPEAIKKIIGVQLQAAGYYPGLNLTELIELFAGLYNREVKPMDLLAKVNLQDKAKAKYKDLSGGQKQRFSIATTLINHPRIIFLDEPTTGLDPQARRNLWELIADIRKQGTTVIITTHYMDEAEFLCDRVAIIDSGRIIAVDSPAKLIDDLIATGFERKTAVKKANLEDVFIEMTGHELREG; encoded by the coding sequence ATGGAATCCAGGACCATCATTTCAGTTACTGACCTGCGAAAGCAGTACGGCAATTTTGAAGCAGTAAAAGGCATCAGCTTCGATGTGAAGGAGGGTGAGATCTTCGGGCTATTGGGACCCAATGGAGCCGGCAAGTCCACCACCCTTGAAATCATCGAAACCCTGCGTACAAAATCCGGCGGAAAGGTAGTGGTGGATGGACATGACCTTGACAAGTCACCTGAGGCCATTAAAAAGATCATTGGCGTACAGCTCCAGGCTGCAGGCTATTATCCCGGACTGAACCTTACAGAATTGATAGAACTCTTTGCCGGGCTCTACAACCGGGAGGTAAAGCCAATGGATCTATTGGCAAAAGTTAACCTGCAGGACAAGGCAAAGGCAAAGTATAAGGACCTGAGTGGCGGTCAGAAACAACGTTTTTCCATTGCCACTACCCTGATCAACCACCCCAGGATCATTTTCCTTGATGAGCCTACTACCGGCCTGGACCCGCAAGCCAGAAGGAATTTGTGGGAACTGATCGCCGATATCAGGAAGCAGGGGACAACGGTCATCATCACCACCCATTATATGGACGAGGCAGAGTTCCTGTGCGACCGTGTGGCCATCATTGATTCCGGAAGGATCATAGCAGTGGATTCCCCTGCTAAGTTGATCGATGACCTGATCGCTACCGGTTTTGAGCGGAAGACTGCAGTGAAGAAGGCCAACCTGGAAGATGTATTCATTGAAATGACCGGTCATGAGCTAAGGGAAGGATAG
- the fbp gene encoding class 1 fructose-bisphosphatase, whose amino-acid sequence MSLINRKVLTLDEFTIQQLRMFPHATGELSSLLRDIGLASKRINVEVNKAGLVDILGDAGSVNVQGEEVKKLDVFANNQMVGVLRHGISCAGIGSEELDDIVIFDDEVSNQSKYVVMFDPLDGSGNIDVNVSIGTIFSVYRRVSELGKPCTREDFLQPGHRQVAAGYVIYGSSTMLVYATRRGVNGFTLDPSIGEFCLSHPDIKCPEFGKIYSVNHGNFFQYDEGVRKYINNCQQKTKDNCGPYTQRYIGSMVSDVHRNLIKGGIFMYPGTIDKPKGKLRLLYECNPFAFIVEVAGGKATNGQQRILDIQPHDLHQRTPLFIGSKGMMEELESCL is encoded by the coding sequence ATGAGTTTAATCAACAGAAAAGTCCTTACCCTGGATGAATTCACGATCCAGCAGTTGCGCATGTTTCCCCATGCCACCGGTGAATTGAGTAGCCTGCTAAGGGATATTGGCCTGGCCTCCAAACGAATCAATGTAGAAGTTAACAAGGCCGGGTTGGTTGATATCCTGGGTGATGCGGGTAGTGTGAATGTGCAGGGGGAAGAAGTTAAGAAGCTGGATGTGTTTGCCAACAACCAGATGGTAGGGGTGCTCCGTCATGGTATCAGTTGTGCCGGTATTGGCAGTGAGGAACTGGATGATATAGTGATCTTCGATGATGAGGTAAGTAACCAATCCAAGTATGTGGTCATGTTCGACCCGTTGGATGGTAGCGGAAATATTGACGTGAATGTGTCGATCGGTACGATCTTCAGCGTGTACAGGAGGGTATCTGAACTCGGGAAGCCTTGTACCAGGGAGGATTTCCTGCAGCCCGGGCATCGCCAGGTGGCAGCAGGATACGTGATTTATGGCAGCAGTACCATGCTGGTGTATGCCACCAGGAGGGGAGTTAACGGCTTCACCCTTGACCCTTCCATTGGTGAGTTCTGCCTGAGCCATCCCGATATCAAATGTCCCGAGTTCGGCAAGATCTATTCGGTGAACCATGGCAATTTCTTCCAGTATGATGAAGGGGTGAGGAAGTATATCAATAATTGCCAGCAAAAAACAAAGGATAACTGTGGACCCTATACGCAGCGCTATATTGGTTCAATGGTAAGCGATGTGCATCGTAACCTGATCAAAGGGGGCATTTTCATGTATCCCGGCACTATTGATAAGCCCAAGGGTAAATTGAGGTTGTTATATGAATGCAACCCGTTTGCCTTTATTGTTGAAGTAGCCGGAGGTAAGGCCACCAATGGCCAGCAAAGGATCCTGGACATCCAGCCGCATGACCTGCACCAGCGTACCCCGCTCTTTATTGGCAGCAAGGGTATGATGGAAGAACTGGAATCCTGCCTCTGA
- a CDS encoding CAP domain-containing protein: MAFFMVRKYCILILSLFIFLAACTTKPAAKSGSSPVKKSSGSSIAYSTLETDILEEVNRYRRSKGKPTLRSNSVMDTEAAVHSQRMASGKTPFGHNGFDGRIARVEKRIGYLKQSAENVAYGKFSARQVVQEWLQSPGHKRNIEGNFNLAGIGVSRNGKGIIYYTMIFSLKP, translated from the coding sequence ATGGCTTTTTTTATGGTCCGTAAATATTGCATCCTTATTCTTTCCCTGTTCATTTTCCTGGCGGCATGTACCACCAAACCGGCAGCCAAATCTGGTTCCAGCCCGGTTAAAAAGTCATCTGGCTCTTCCATTGCCTATTCGACGCTGGAGACAGATATCCTGGAGGAAGTTAACCGATACCGCAGGTCAAAAGGCAAACCAACCCTGAGGTCCAATAGTGTGATGGATACTGAAGCTGCGGTACATAGCCAACGGATGGCCAGCGGCAAGACCCCTTTTGGCCACAATGGTTTTGACGGCAGGATCGCCAGGGTAGAGAAGCGGATCGGTTACCTGAAACAATCCGCCGAAAATGTGGCGTATGGAAAATTTTCCGCCAGGCAGGTGGTGCAGGAATGGCTGCAGAGCCCCGGCCATAAGCGCAATATTGAAGGCAATTTCAACCTCGCAGGGATTGGGGTTTCAAGGAATGGCAAGGGGATCATTTACTATACCATGATCTTTTCATTGAAACCATGA
- a CDS encoding aspartate kinase, producing the protein MKVFKFGGASVNSIERIQQVANILRLYEGEKMLIVISAMGKTTNALEKVAEAFFAGKKEESLQLFEQVKQQHLTTAKYLLVQHYLACEQELVNFFTEVEWLLHDEPVRDYDYYYDQIVCIGELLSTTIVSAYLNESGVANKWIDVRDIFRTDETFRDANIDWDFTRKQVNEQVKPLFSSTNRVITQGFIGATDENESTTLGREGSDYTAAVFANMLDAESQTIWKDVEGVMSADPKKFPEATLMPELNYSEVIEMAYYGAQVIHPKTIKPLQNKGIPLLVKCFLEPSLPGTTIHNNPIKGLPPIIVVKEQQALLELSSRDFSFVGEKAVGQLYHLFENLNIKPNLTQNGAISFLCALDDKADKIEQLALSASGFLDVNVEKGLSLLTIRHYTPDLLQKMTAGRTLVLQQQTPDTVQVLLR; encoded by the coding sequence ATGAAAGTATTCAAGTTCGGCGGCGCCAGCGTTAATAGCATAGAAAGGATCCAGCAGGTAGCCAATATCCTCCGGTTGTATGAAGGTGAAAAAATGCTGATCGTGATCTCGGCCATGGGCAAGACCACCAATGCCCTGGAAAAAGTTGCCGAAGCTTTTTTTGCGGGAAAGAAAGAGGAATCACTGCAGTTATTCGAACAGGTAAAGCAGCAACACCTGACCACTGCCAAATACCTATTGGTTCAGCACTACCTTGCCTGCGAACAGGAACTGGTCAACTTCTTTACCGAAGTGGAATGGCTGCTCCACGATGAGCCAGTTCGGGACTATGACTATTACTACGACCAGATCGTTTGTATCGGTGAATTGCTATCCACCACCATTGTAAGCGCCTACCTGAATGAATCCGGTGTTGCGAACAAATGGATCGATGTTAGGGATATCTTCCGAACGGATGAGACTTTCAGGGATGCCAATATTGACTGGGATTTTACCCGGAAGCAAGTGAATGAACAGGTAAAGCCATTATTCTCTTCCACCAACAGGGTGATCACCCAGGGCTTCATTGGTGCCACTGATGAAAATGAAAGCACTACCCTTGGACGGGAAGGAAGTGATTATACTGCTGCGGTCTTCGCCAATATGCTGGATGCTGAAAGCCAGACCATCTGGAAAGATGTGGAAGGGGTAATGAGCGCAGACCCCAAGAAATTCCCGGAAGCCACCCTGATGCCGGAACTCAACTACAGCGAAGTGATCGAAATGGCCTATTACGGTGCCCAGGTGATCCACCCCAAGACCATCAAGCCCCTGCAGAACAAGGGCATTCCCCTGCTGGTAAAATGTTTCCTGGAACCCTCCCTGCCTGGAACCACCATCCATAACAACCCCATCAAGGGCCTTCCCCCCATCATCGTAGTAAAGGAACAACAGGCTTTATTGGAACTCAGCTCAAGGGATTTCTCTTTTGTGGGCGAAAAGGCTGTTGGGCAACTTTACCACCTGTTTGAGAACCTGAATATCAAGCCAAACCTCACCCAGAATGGCGCCATCAGTTTCCTTTGTGCACTGGATGATAAGGCAGATAAGATCGAACAACTGGCCCTGTCTGCATCGGGATTCCTTGATGTAAATGTGGAGAAAGGCTTGAGCCTTTTGACCATCAGGCATTATACCCCTGACTTGTTACAAAAGATGACGGCAGGCCGCACCCTGGTACTGCAACAACAGACACCGGACACCGTACAAGTATTGCTGCGTTAA
- a CDS encoding YfiT family bacillithiol transferase: MDPRYPIGKYEPQPFSATLLEERLIDIKFLPQLLENAILNLDEAQLNTPYREGGWTLKQVVHHVADSHMNAYTRFKLGLTEDNPTIKPYDEEAWAELPDVEVVPINVSLTLLHAMHNRLYHTLKALTEEQWLERTIYHPASKLTITLWDLLGMYVWHGKHHVAHITTLRENRNW; encoded by the coding sequence ATGGATCCCCGTTATCCCATCGGAAAGTACGAGCCACAGCCATTTTCAGCTACCCTCCTGGAAGAGCGCCTGATCGATATCAAGTTCCTGCCCCAATTGCTGGAGAATGCCATCCTTAACCTTGATGAAGCACAACTCAATACTCCCTATAGGGAAGGGGGCTGGACACTCAAACAAGTAGTGCACCATGTTGCCGATAGCCATATGAACGCCTATACCAGGTTTAAATTGGGGCTTACAGAGGATAACCCGACCATCAAGCCCTATGATGAGGAGGCCTGGGCTGAATTGCCTGATGTGGAGGTCGTTCCCATCAATGTGTCCCTTACCCTGCTGCATGCTATGCACAACCGCCTTTACCATACCCTGAAAGCCCTTACCGAAGAACAATGGCTGGAAAGGACGATCTACCATCCTGCCAGTAAGCTTACTATCACCTTGTGGGACTTGTTGGGTATGTATGTATGGCATGGCAAACACCATGTGGCCCATATCACCACCCTCAGGGAAAACAGGAACTGGTAA